From the genome of Streptomyces sp. NBC_00659, one region includes:
- a CDS encoding IclR family transcriptional regulator, with protein MSQTVDRALSILPLLAEGPADLGQVADRLGVHKSTALRLLRTLHEHGLVYRQSDQRYRLGARLFALAQEAVENLDVREIAHPHLVRLNESCGHTVHLAVYEEGEVLYIDKVESRYPVRMYSRIGKPVAITVAAVAKLLLADLPETERRAVADRLDYPLYTARSTPNAPAFLKELAAVREQGWATDLGGHEESINCVAAPVRGADGRVAAAMSLSAPNVVVTAEELLALLPLVRRTADAISHDYSGKAPTKDDSKE; from the coding sequence ATGAGCCAGACCGTCGACCGAGCGCTGAGCATCCTGCCGCTGCTCGCCGAGGGCCCCGCCGACCTCGGCCAGGTCGCCGACCGCCTCGGCGTCCACAAGTCCACGGCCCTGCGGCTGCTGCGCACCCTGCACGAACACGGCCTGGTCTACCGCCAGTCCGACCAGCGCTACCGGCTCGGCGCCCGGCTGTTCGCCCTCGCCCAGGAGGCCGTCGAGAACCTCGACGTCCGCGAGATCGCCCACCCCCACCTCGTCCGCCTCAACGAGAGCTGCGGACACACCGTCCACCTCGCCGTGTACGAGGAGGGCGAGGTGCTCTACATCGACAAGGTGGAGAGCCGCTACCCGGTGCGCATGTACTCGCGGATAGGGAAACCCGTCGCCATCACCGTCGCCGCGGTCGCCAAGCTCCTCCTCGCGGACCTGCCCGAGACCGAGCGCCGCGCCGTCGCCGACCGGCTCGACTACCCCCTGTACACGGCCCGTTCGACGCCCAACGCGCCTGCCTTCCTGAAGGAACTGGCGGCGGTGCGCGAACAGGGCTGGGCCACCGACCTCGGCGGCCACGAGGAATCCATCAACTGTGTCGCCGCCCCCGTCCGCGGCGCCGACGGACGCGTCGCCGCCGCCATGTCCCTCTCCGCGCCCAACGTCGTCGTCACCGCCGAGGAACTCCTCGCCCTGCTCCCGCTGGTGCGCCGTACGGCTGACGCCATCAGCCACGACTACTCCGGCAAAGCCCCCACGAAGGATGATTCGAAGGAATGA
- a CDS encoding RidA family protein: MTDKTALTPATHTTPPAKFSHGVRKGNILQVAGQVGFLPAEEGRPPTPAGPTLREQTLQTLANVKAILEEGGSGWDDAMMIRVYLTDTGHFAEMNEIYNQYFEEQGLTAPPAARTTVYVGLPAGLLVEIDVLAVLG, from the coding sequence ATGACCGACAAGACCGCCCTCACCCCCGCGACCCACACCACCCCGCCCGCCAAGTTCTCGCACGGCGTGCGGAAGGGGAACATCCTCCAGGTCGCCGGGCAGGTCGGCTTCCTGCCCGCCGAGGAGGGCAGGCCCCCCACACCCGCCGGTCCGACGCTGCGCGAGCAGACCCTCCAGACGCTCGCCAACGTCAAGGCCATCCTCGAAGAGGGCGGCTCCGGCTGGGACGACGCGATGATGATCCGCGTCTATCTCACGGACACCGGCCACTTCGCCGAGATGAACGAGATCTACAACCAGTACTTCGAGGAGCAGGGCCTCACCGCGCCCCCCGCCGCCCGCACGACGGTCTACGTCGGTCTGCCGGCCGGACTGCTCGTCGAGATCGACGTGCTCGCCGTTCTCGGCTGA
- a CDS encoding GntP family permease, with protein MSSYPLAATAPTPETPPHTGGLLLLLDGTAGLLTVAALGIVLLLFLIIKVRLQPFVALLAVSIAVGLAAGLSVTELFGTVQRSTAVSVIETGMGGILGHVAIIIGLGTMLGAILEVSGGAEVLASRLLGLFGEKRAPLAMGLTGLIFGIPVFFDVGIFVLAPIVYAAAKRSGKSILLYCLPLLAGLSMTHAFLPPHPGPVAAAGLLHVQLGWVILMGIVCGIPAVLAAWVYSAWIGKRIFVPVPQDMVEAAAEAKRAVAAEQRGAGVSLPGEDGSPGDGAGPREKPVPLGTVLGIIGTPLVLILAATFSSIALDPSTPRSVIEFFGSPFVALTIALLLAYYLLGIRRGWSRKSLETVSTSSLKPVGNILLVVGAGGIFGAVLKASGVAQALSDTFNDVGLPVIFLAYLISLVLRVAQGSATVAIVTTAGIVAPLLTEGHHSQAFVALVIMAISAGSIFASHVNDGGFWMVAKYFGISERDTLRTWTVLESVLSVAGFAVAAVVSLFV; from the coding sequence ATGTCGTCGTACCCGCTCGCAGCGACAGCCCCGACCCCGGAGACACCACCGCACACCGGTGGTCTCCTGCTCCTTCTCGACGGAACGGCCGGACTGCTCACGGTCGCCGCCCTCGGTATCGTGCTCCTCCTCTTCCTGATCATCAAGGTCAGGCTCCAGCCGTTCGTCGCCCTGCTCGCGGTCTCCATAGCCGTCGGCCTCGCGGCCGGACTCTCGGTCACCGAGCTGTTCGGCACGGTCCAGCGGTCGACCGCCGTGTCCGTCATCGAGACGGGCATGGGCGGCATCCTCGGCCATGTCGCGATCATCATCGGGCTCGGCACGATGCTCGGGGCGATCCTCGAAGTCAGCGGCGGCGCCGAGGTGCTGGCCTCCCGGCTGCTCGGCCTCTTCGGAGAGAAGCGGGCTCCGCTCGCCATGGGTCTGACCGGCCTGATCTTCGGCATCCCGGTCTTCTTCGACGTCGGCATCTTCGTCCTCGCGCCGATCGTCTACGCCGCCGCCAAGCGGTCCGGCAAGTCGATCCTGCTCTACTGCCTGCCGCTGCTCGCCGGCCTGTCGATGACCCACGCCTTCCTGCCGCCGCACCCCGGCCCGGTCGCCGCCGCCGGACTGCTGCACGTCCAGCTCGGCTGGGTCATCCTCATGGGCATCGTCTGCGGCATCCCCGCGGTGCTGGCCGCCTGGGTCTACTCCGCCTGGATCGGCAAGCGCATCTTCGTCCCCGTACCGCAGGACATGGTCGAGGCGGCGGCCGAGGCCAAGCGGGCCGTCGCGGCCGAACAGCGGGGCGCGGGTGTCTCCTTGCCGGGCGAGGACGGGAGCCCGGGGGACGGAGCCGGGCCGCGGGAGAAGCCGGTGCCGCTCGGCACGGTCCTCGGCATCATCGGCACACCGCTGGTGCTGATCCTCGCGGCGACCTTCTCCTCGATCGCCCTCGACCCCTCCACCCCGCGCTCGGTCATCGAGTTCTTCGGCAGCCCGTTCGTCGCCCTCACGATCGCCCTGCTCCTCGCCTACTACCTGCTCGGCATCCGGCGCGGCTGGTCCCGCAAGTCCCTGGAGACGGTGTCGACCTCGTCCCTGAAGCCGGTCGGCAACATCCTGCTCGTGGTCGGCGCGGGCGGCATCTTCGGCGCCGTGCTGAAGGCCAGCGGGGTCGCCCAGGCCCTGTCGGACACCTTCAACGACGTCGGCCTCCCGGTGATCTTCCTGGCCTATCTGATCTCCCTGGTCCTGCGGGTCGCCCAGGGCTCGGCGACGGTCGCGATCGTCACCACGGCCGGCATCGTCGCGCCCCTGCTCACCGAGGGGCACCACTCCCAGGCCTTCGTCGCCCTGGTCATCATGGCGATCTCGGCGGGTTCGATCTTCGCCTCGCACGTCAACGACGGCGGTTTCTGGATGGTGGCCAAGTACTTCGGCATCAGCGAGCGCGACACCCTCAGGACCTGGACCGTCCTGGAATCGGTGCTGTCCGTCGCCGGGTTCGCCGTGGCCGCCGTGGTCAGCCTCTTCGTCTAG
- a CDS encoding M14 family metallopeptidase — MRIRPRGSGSADGKGRGRRRGAALAVLAALALAAPLTAAATDATASGARVLAPSSDDVRQYEIHTSSTSASRTQIQRSGVTVDEADEETVVVSGRADQIATLRRQGYDVTPLGSAPDRSTAAGDVRLFDFPTADSKYHNYAEMNTEIDQRLAAYPSIMSKKVIGKSYQGRDIVAIKVSDNVATDESEPEVLLTFHQHAREHLTVEMALYLLRELGAGYGSDSRVTSMVNNREIWIVPDLNPDGGEYDIASGSYRSWRKNRQPNSGSSYVGTDLNRNWNYKWGCCGGSSGSTSSETYRGTSAESAPEVKVVADFVRGRVVGGKQQITAGIDFHTYSELVLWPFGYTTADTATGMTADDAAAFKAIGQKMAASNGYTAEQASDLYITDGSIDDYLWGTQKIFDYTFEMYPTSSSGGGFYPPDEVIERETSRNRDAVLQLLENADCMYRSIGKAAQYCS, encoded by the coding sequence ATGCGAATTCGCCCACGTGGCAGTGGCAGCGCCGACGGGAAGGGCAGAGGCCGCCGACGCGGCGCCGCGCTCGCCGTCCTCGCGGCCCTCGCTCTCGCGGCTCCCCTGACCGCCGCCGCCACCGACGCCACGGCGAGCGGGGCCAGGGTCCTCGCACCCTCGTCCGACGACGTCAGGCAGTACGAGATCCACACGAGCTCGACGTCCGCGTCCCGGACCCAGATCCAGCGGTCGGGCGTCACCGTGGACGAGGCCGACGAGGAGACCGTCGTCGTCTCCGGCCGCGCGGACCAGATCGCCACGCTGCGCCGGCAGGGATACGACGTCACTCCGCTGGGCTCGGCGCCCGACCGCTCCACCGCCGCCGGCGACGTACGGCTCTTCGACTTCCCGACGGCGGACTCGAAGTACCACAACTACGCCGAGATGAACACGGAGATCGACCAGCGGCTCGCCGCCTACCCGAGCATCATGAGCAAGAAGGTGATCGGCAAGTCGTACCAGGGCCGGGACATCGTCGCCATCAAGGTCAGCGACAACGTGGCGACCGACGAGAGCGAGCCCGAGGTCCTGCTCACCTTCCACCAGCACGCCCGCGAGCACCTCACGGTGGAGATGGCGCTGTATCTGCTGCGCGAACTCGGGGCCGGCTACGGCAGCGACTCCCGCGTCACCAGCATGGTGAACAACCGCGAGATCTGGATCGTCCCCGACCTCAACCCGGACGGCGGCGAGTACGACATCGCGAGCGGCTCCTACCGCTCGTGGCGCAAGAACCGCCAGCCCAACTCCGGTTCCTCGTACGTCGGTACGGACCTGAACCGCAACTGGAACTACAAGTGGGGCTGCTGCGGCGGCTCTTCGGGGTCCACGTCCTCCGAGACCTACCGCGGCACCTCGGCCGAGTCGGCGCCCGAGGTGAAGGTGGTGGCCGACTTCGTACGGGGCCGGGTCGTCGGCGGCAAGCAGCAGATCACCGCCGGAATCGACTTCCACACCTACAGCGAGCTGGTGCTGTGGCCGTTCGGGTACACCACCGCCGACACGGCCACCGGAATGACGGCGGACGACGCCGCCGCGTTCAAGGCCATCGGCCAGAAGATGGCCGCCAGCAACGGGTACACGGCCGAGCAGGCCAGTGATCTGTACATCACGGACGGCTCGATCGACGACTATCTCTGGGGCACCCAGAAGATCTTCGACTACACCTTCGAGATGTATCCGACGTCCAGCTCCGGCGGCGGCTTCTACCCGCCCGACGAGGTCATCGAGCGGGAGACGTCCCGCAACCGGGACGCGGTGCTCCAACTCCTGGAGAACGCGGACTGCATGTACCGGTCCATCGGCAAGGCGGCCCAGTACTGCTCCTAG
- a CDS encoding chitinase has protein sequence MPGRRWAGALAAVVTASVLSLTGLAGQAQAADINNIKNGGFESGLSNWTCSAGSGATVSSPVHGGSAALKATPAGQDYAQCSQPVAVKPNSTYALSAWVQGSYTYLGVSGTGTTDVSTWTPNTTWTQLTNTFTTGASTTSVTVWSHGWYGQPAYFADDFSVFGPDGGGGGDPAPTVPATPAGLAVPGTTSSSVSLAWNTVSGATGYNVYQGGTKVQSVTGTSATVSGLTASTSYSFQVSATNAAGESAKSSAVTGTTAASGGGGGGGTVPAHAVTGYWQNFNNGATVQKLSAVQSQYDIIAVAFADATSTPGAVSFTLDSAGLGGYTVDQFKADIKAKQVAGKKVIISIGGQNGTISVSDSASATNFANSVYSLMQTYGFDGVDIDLENGLNATYMSQALRSLSTKAGSSLVITMAPQTIDMQSTSNSYFQTALNIKDILTVVNMQYYNSGSMLGCDGKVYSQGSVDFLTALACIQLQGGLDASQVGLGLPASTSGAGSGYVSPAIVNNALDCLTKLTNCGSFKPSKAYPGLRGAMTWSTNWDASAGNAWSNAVGPHVHAL, from the coding sequence ATGCCCGGACGGAGATGGGCGGGAGCCCTCGCCGCCGTCGTCACGGCGTCCGTCCTCTCCCTCACCGGCCTGGCCGGCCAGGCCCAGGCCGCCGACATCAACAACATCAAGAACGGCGGCTTCGAGTCCGGCCTGAGCAACTGGACCTGTTCGGCGGGCAGCGGCGCGACCGTCTCCTCACCGGTGCACGGCGGCTCGGCCGCCCTGAAGGCCACGCCCGCGGGGCAGGACTACGCCCAGTGTTCCCAGCCCGTCGCCGTGAAGCCCAACTCGACGTACGCGCTGAGCGCCTGGGTCCAGGGGTCGTACACCTACCTCGGGGTGAGCGGCACGGGGACGACGGACGTGTCGACCTGGACGCCCAACACCACCTGGACGCAGCTCACGAACACCTTCACCACCGGCGCCTCGACGACCTCGGTGACGGTCTGGTCGCACGGCTGGTACGGACAGCCCGCCTACTTCGCCGACGACTTCTCGGTGTTCGGACCCGACGGCGGCGGTGGCGGCGACCCGGCCCCGACGGTCCCGGCGACCCCCGCGGGCCTCGCCGTGCCCGGCACGACCTCCTCGTCCGTCTCCCTGGCCTGGAACACCGTGTCGGGCGCGACCGGCTACAACGTGTACCAGGGCGGCACCAAGGTCCAGTCGGTGACCGGAACCTCCGCGACCGTCTCGGGGCTCACGGCCTCCACGTCGTACTCGTTCCAGGTCAGCGCGACCAACGCGGCCGGTGAGTCGGCCAAGTCGTCGGCCGTCACCGGGACGACGGCCGCGTCCGGCGGTGGCGGGGGCGGCGGCACCGTGCCCGCGCACGCCGTGACGGGCTACTGGCAGAACTTCAACAACGGCGCGACCGTGCAGAAGCTCTCCGCCGTGCAGTCGCAGTACGACATCATCGCCGTCGCGTTCGCCGACGCCACGAGCACGCCGGGCGCCGTGAGCTTCACGCTCGACTCGGCCGGGCTCGGCGGCTACACCGTCGACCAGTTCAAGGCCGACATCAAGGCCAAGCAGGTCGCGGGCAAGAAGGTCATCATCTCCATCGGCGGCCAGAACGGCACCATCTCGGTGAGCGACTCCGCCTCGGCCACGAACTTCGCCAACTCCGTCTACTCCCTGATGCAGACGTACGGCTTCGACGGCGTGGACATCGACCTGGAGAACGGCCTCAACGCGACCTACATGTCCCAGGCGCTGCGCTCGCTGTCCACGAAGGCCGGCTCGTCCCTGGTCATCACCATGGCCCCGCAGACCATCGACATGCAGTCCACGTCGAACTCCTACTTCCAGACCGCGCTGAACATCAAGGACATCCTCACCGTCGTCAACATGCAGTACTACAACAGCGGTTCGATGCTCGGCTGTGACGGCAAGGTCTACTCGCAGGGCTCGGTCGACTTCCTGACGGCGCTCGCCTGCATCCAGCTCCAGGGCGGTCTCGACGCGTCCCAGGTCGGCCTCGGCCTCCCCGCCTCCACCAGCGGCGCGGGCAGCGGCTACGTCTCCCCGGCCATCGTGAACAACGCCCTCGACTGCCTGACCAAGCTCACCAACTGCGGTTCGTTCAAGCCCTCCAAGGCCTACCCGGGCCTGCGCGGCGCGATGACCTGGTCGACCAACTGGGACGCCTCGGCGGGCAACGCCTGGTCGAACGCGGTCGGCCCGCACGTGCACGCACTGTAG
- the cpaB gene encoding Flp pilus assembly protein CpaB: MNSRQRRGVILLVLSVLCALGAFAGVLSVIRDVNSKVGPEVTAYRLKSDIAPYKELSADQFEKISMPERWLSSTAVTDLSRIRGKIAVTQLEKGSLLQADMVVDKPRLAAGQQEIAIMIDASTGVAGKIDPGSRVNIYATFKAENDKARDQSKVIVENARVIDVGKLTALEPDQSSSDRRNSAAQAVPITFALGTADAQRVAYAESFAQHVRLALVAGGSDTIVAPGDRTYTLDEDK; encoded by the coding sequence GTGAACTCGCGCCAGCGCCGCGGCGTCATCCTGCTGGTCCTCTCGGTCCTGTGCGCCCTCGGCGCCTTCGCCGGAGTCCTCTCGGTGATCCGCGACGTGAACTCCAAGGTCGGCCCGGAGGTCACGGCGTACCGCCTGAAGAGCGACATCGCGCCCTACAAGGAGCTGTCGGCCGACCAGTTCGAGAAGATCTCGATGCCCGAGCGGTGGCTGTCGTCCACCGCCGTCACCGACCTCTCCCGGATCCGCGGCAAGATCGCCGTCACCCAGCTGGAGAAGGGCTCCCTGCTGCAGGCCGACATGGTCGTGGACAAGCCGCGACTGGCCGCCGGGCAGCAGGAGATCGCCATCATGATCGACGCCTCGACCGGTGTCGCGGGCAAGATCGACCCCGGCTCCCGGGTCAACATCTACGCCACCTTCAAGGCCGAGAACGACAAGGCCAGGGACCAGTCCAAGGTGATCGTCGAGAACGCCCGCGTCATCGACGTCGGCAAGCTCACCGCTCTCGAACCCGACCAGTCCAGCTCCGACCGGCGCAACAGCGCCGCCCAGGCCGTCCCGATCACCTTCGCCCTCGGCACCGCCGACGCCCAACGCGTCGCGTACGCCGAGTCGTTCGCCCAGCACGTGCGGCTCGCCCTGGTCGCCGGCGGCTCCGACACGATCGTGGCGCCCGGCGACCGTACGTACACCCTCGACGAGGACAAGTAG
- a CDS encoding AAA family ATPase produces the protein MTIRIVPAVGDIDSARALTTLLSQLADTEPAPPVPDSTALLDTLARLAAESLDELPEVVLVHERIGPVPALDLIRDLVMRFPAVGVVLITADTSTGVLTAAMDSGARGIIGLPLGYDSLAERVQAAAAWSAGMRRHLHSGAPELYAGPGGTIVTVTGAKGGVGATVTAVQLALAAKASGHNVALLDLDLQSGDVASYLDVQFRRSVADLAAITDINPRVLQDAVYTHDSGVALLLAPAEGERGEEVTDRVARQVLGALRSRHDVVIVDCGSQMNSATAAAVEMADRALLLVTPDVIAVRAAKRMVRMWDRLQIRKAEETTTVVNRFARGTEIQPSLVERVTGTKVARSAVPAAFKELQSVVDAGRLQDLDNRSTVKQALWALAAELGLVVPQEGGAGGRRRKASASDRGALSLRGRGGDRGAVTLEFAGMFPLLLVVMTILWQCVLYGYSYSLAGNAADEAARAATAAYAVHGDFQGACDAAGSKHLPGSWKDAGISCTPSGPVMRATVDVDVPLFFPGFDAGFHVKGSAGAALEGDGG, from the coding sequence ATGACCATCCGTATCGTTCCCGCCGTCGGCGACATCGACTCGGCCCGCGCGCTCACCACCCTGCTGAGCCAGCTCGCCGACACCGAACCCGCCCCGCCCGTACCCGACTCGACAGCCCTCCTCGACACCCTCGCGCGCCTCGCCGCCGAGTCCCTCGACGAGCTCCCCGAAGTCGTCCTCGTCCACGAACGCATCGGCCCGGTACCGGCGTTGGACCTGATCCGCGACCTCGTGATGCGCTTCCCGGCCGTCGGTGTCGTCCTCATCACCGCCGACACCAGCACCGGCGTCCTCACCGCCGCCATGGACTCCGGCGCCCGCGGCATCATCGGCCTGCCGCTCGGCTACGACTCCCTCGCCGAACGCGTCCAGGCCGCCGCCGCCTGGTCCGCCGGAATGCGCCGCCACCTGCACAGCGGTGCGCCCGAGCTGTACGCGGGCCCCGGCGGCACGATCGTCACGGTGACCGGAGCGAAGGGCGGCGTCGGCGCGACCGTCACCGCGGTCCAGCTCGCCCTCGCCGCGAAGGCCTCCGGCCACAACGTCGCGCTGCTCGACCTGGACCTCCAGTCCGGGGACGTGGCCTCGTACCTCGACGTGCAGTTCCGCCGGTCGGTGGCCGACCTGGCGGCCATCACCGACATCAACCCGCGCGTCCTCCAGGACGCCGTCTACACCCACGACAGCGGCGTCGCCCTCCTGCTCGCGCCCGCCGAGGGCGAACGGGGCGAGGAGGTCACCGACCGGGTGGCCCGCCAGGTCCTCGGGGCGCTCCGTTCCCGCCACGACGTGGTGATCGTCGACTGCGGCTCCCAGATGAACTCGGCCACCGCCGCGGCCGTCGAGATGGCAGACCGGGCCCTGCTCCTCGTCACCCCCGACGTCATCGCCGTACGCGCCGCCAAACGCATGGTCCGTATGTGGGACCGTCTCCAGATCCGCAAGGCGGAGGAGACCACGACGGTCGTGAACCGCTTCGCCCGCGGTACGGAGATCCAGCCGTCCCTCGTCGAACGCGTCACCGGAACCAAGGTCGCCCGCTCCGCGGTTCCCGCCGCCTTCAAGGAACTCCAGTCGGTCGTCGACGCGGGCCGGCTCCAGGACCTGGACAACCGCTCGACCGTCAAGCAGGCGCTGTGGGCACTCGCCGCCGAACTCGGTCTCGTCGTCCCCCAGGAGGGCGGGGCCGGCGGCAGGCGCCGGAAGGCGTCCGCGTCGGACCGGGGCGCGCTCTCGCTCCGCGGCCGGGGCGGCGACCGGGGAGCCGTCACCCTCGAATTCGCCGGGATGTTCCCGCTGCTCCTGGTCGTCATGACGATCCTGTGGCAGTGCGTGCTGTACGGGTACTCGTACTCGCTGGCCGGGAACGCGGCGGACGAGGCGGCCCGGGCGGCCACCGCGGCCTACGCGGTGCACGGCGACTTCCAGGGTGCCTGCGACGCGGCCGGGAGCAAGCATCTGCCGGGCTCCTGGAAGGACGCGGGGATCTCCTGCACCCCTTCCGGCCCGGTCATGCGGGCCACCGTCGACGTCGACGTCCCGCTGTTCTTCCCGGGCTTCGACGCGGGCTTCCACGTAAAGGGCAGCGCGGGCGCGGCACTGGAGGGGGACGGCGGATGA
- a CDS encoding CpaF family protein — MSLRSRIAAPDEGGPAREDGHLVAVYRAKLLEEIDLAEMSSLAAAERRARLERVLGHIISREGPVLSTAERSQLIRRVVDEALGLGVLEPLLADASITEIMVNGPDSIFVERAGRVEQLPLRFASNEQLMQTIERIVSTVNRRVDESNPMVDARLPTGERVNVIIPPLALTGPTLTIRRFPRAYTLPELIGLGSLDEQTLMLLAAFVRARFNVIVSGGTGSGKTTLLNALSGLIPSHERIITIEDSAELQLQQEHVIRLESRPPNVEGKGQITIRDLVRNSLRMRPDRIIVGEVRGGETLDMLQAMSTGHDGSLATVHANSAEDALMRLQTLGSMSEVQIPFEALKDQINSAVDVVVQLSRHADGSRKVTEVALLVSHGREQFRVTPVTRFVPLPVGPDRVVRGHFEHLPLPRPVAEKLYVANEPPPPAFGVAEAIDVLNNTRQAIG; from the coding sequence ATGAGCCTGCGTTCCCGTATCGCCGCCCCCGACGAGGGGGGTCCCGCCCGTGAGGACGGACACCTCGTCGCCGTCTACCGGGCCAAACTCCTCGAGGAGATCGACCTCGCCGAGATGTCCAGCCTGGCGGCGGCCGAACGCCGGGCCCGGCTCGAACGCGTCCTCGGCCACATCATCAGCCGCGAGGGCCCGGTCCTCTCCACCGCCGAACGCTCCCAGCTGATCCGCCGGGTCGTCGACGAGGCACTCGGACTCGGCGTCCTCGAACCGCTCCTCGCCGACGCGTCCATCACCGAGATCATGGTCAACGGCCCGGACTCGATCTTCGTCGAGCGGGCCGGCCGCGTCGAGCAGCTGCCGTTGCGCTTCGCCTCCAACGAGCAGCTCATGCAGACCATCGAACGCATCGTCTCGACGGTCAACCGCCGCGTCGACGAGTCCAACCCGATGGTCGACGCCCGCCTGCCCACCGGCGAGCGCGTCAACGTCATCATCCCGCCGCTCGCCCTGACCGGCCCCACCCTCACCATCCGCCGCTTCCCCCGCGCGTACACGCTCCCCGAGCTCATCGGCCTCGGCTCCCTCGACGAACAGACGCTCATGCTGCTCGCCGCCTTCGTCCGGGCCCGCTTCAACGTCATCGTCAGCGGCGGCACCGGCAGCGGCAAGACGACCCTGCTCAACGCGCTCTCCGGCCTGATCCCCTCCCACGAGCGCATCATCACCATCGAGGACTCCGCCGAACTCCAGCTCCAGCAGGAGCACGTCATCCGCCTCGAATCACGCCCCCCGAACGTGGAGGGCAAGGGCCAGATCACCATCCGCGACCTGGTCCGCAACTCGCTGCGCATGCGCCCCGACCGCATCATCGTCGGCGAGGTCCGCGGCGGCGAGACCCTCGACATGCTCCAGGCCATGTCGACCGGCCACGACGGCTCCCTCGCCACCGTCCACGCGAACTCCGCCGAGGACGCCCTCATGCGCCTGCAGACCCTCGGTTCGATGTCCGAGGTCCAGATCCCCTTCGAGGCGCTCAAGGACCAGATCAACTCCGCCGTCGACGTCGTCGTCCAGCTCTCCCGGCACGCCGACGGCTCCCGCAAGGTCACGGAGGTCGCGCTGCTCGTCTCGCACGGCCGCGAACAGTTCCGCGTCACCCCGGTCACCCGCTTCGTGCCCCTCCCGGTCGGCCCCGACCGCGTCGTGCGGGGCCACTTCGAGCACCTGCCGCTCCCGCGGCCGGTCGCGGAGAAGCTGTACGTCGCCAACGAGCCGCCGCCGCCGGCCTTCGGCGTCGCCGAGGCCATCGACGTACTCAACAACACGAGGCAGGCCATCGGTTGA
- a CDS encoding type II secretion system F family protein, with amino-acid sequence MNDPALLALGGTLLGGTLAVAGVHTYASGRAQRRDLLDRLSGGGTPHTAGGRARHFAGVDRRLRRTRLGRTIHLRLTATGLDLTAGEFFTYVTAVVVALWLIAAATLAPFFGPIAALLGVWSAGIFLNWQRQKRIEAFINQLPDVARLLANATAAGLALRTALAMAAEELEAPAGEELAHVADQLMLGRTIDDALGELSQRLPSRELIVLVTTLVLANKAGGSVVSSLRNLTQTLEDRKETRREVRTMLSEVNATAFTVPFLGIGSLVLINSSNEGALARVTGSPLGQGLVLLALGLYTVGFFVIRRLGKIEV; translated from the coding sequence GTGAACGACCCCGCACTCCTCGCCCTCGGCGGGACGCTCCTCGGCGGCACGCTCGCCGTCGCGGGCGTGCACACCTACGCCTCCGGCCGCGCCCAGCGCCGCGACCTCCTCGACCGGCTCTCCGGCGGCGGCACTCCGCACACGGCGGGCGGCAGGGCACGCCACTTCGCCGGCGTCGACCGACGGCTGCGCCGCACCCGCCTCGGCCGCACCATCCACCTGCGCCTGACGGCCACCGGACTCGATCTCACGGCGGGGGAGTTCTTCACCTACGTCACCGCCGTGGTCGTCGCCCTGTGGCTGATCGCCGCCGCGACCCTGGCCCCCTTCTTCGGCCCGATCGCCGCCCTGCTCGGCGTGTGGAGCGCGGGCATCTTCCTCAACTGGCAGCGCCAGAAGCGCATCGAGGCGTTCATCAACCAACTCCCCGACGTGGCACGCCTGCTGGCGAACGCGACGGCGGCCGGCCTCGCCCTGCGCACGGCGCTCGCCATGGCCGCGGAGGAACTGGAAGCCCCGGCGGGCGAGGAACTCGCTCACGTGGCCGACCAGTTGATGCTGGGCCGCACGATCGACGACGCCCTCGGCGAACTCTCGCAGCGACTGCCCTCCCGTGAGCTGATCGTCCTCGTCACCACCCTCGTCCTGGCCAACAAGGCGGGCGGCTCCGTCGTCAGCTCCCTGCGCAACCTCACCCAGACCCTGGAGGACCGCAAGGAGACCCGCCGCGAGGTCCGCACGATGCTCTCCGAGGTCAACGCGACCGCCTTCACGGTCCCCTTCCTCGGCATCGGTTCCCTGGTGCTGATCAACTCCTCGAACGAGGGAGCCCTCGCCCGCGTCACCGGCTCCCCGCTCGGCCAGGGCCTCGTCCTGCTCGCCCTCGGCCTCTACACCGTGGGCTTTTTCGTCATCCGCCGGCTCGGCAAGATCGAAGTGTGA